The Mycosarcoma maydis chromosome 13, whole genome shotgun sequence region AAGGATGCGTGGCAAACATCAACGTTAAGCGAGTCAAAATCTTCTTGATccgcagtcacgagtgccgGAGCAAGGCGAATCAGCTTAGAAAAGCACATCCTCGCCACTTTCATGGCATCAGGAGAGATGCGCTGTGCAGCGACGCCGAGCGAGCGCCGCGTGCGCGTGTTTGGAATTCGCAGCCATGATTCGCCCTGCGTGCGTGATCGAATCGGCGAGATTGCGATCTGGAGCAGCGCCCGGAGTGTCACGTCAAAACAGGCCGAGATTCTGAGTGAGTGTCTCACACGGTTGTCACTAAAGTGCGCCAAGTCCAGGCGACCCGTTCTGGAACCATGTCTACTTGCTGAGGGCTACCAACGCTACCTGATCTGGGAAGCTTGGAGGTCGGAggatcgaggatcgaggatcgaggATGAATCGTGGGCGATGGATAGTTACGCTCAACTGGGAAGTTACGTGAAAACGTGCTGTGTTTGGCGGATTCGAATCGTGTACGAAATCGAAAATGTGACACTTGGTGACTCGACCAGCCTCGTACGACTGAGCGCTCACCACCTCGCCAAAAGCGTGCTTAGACAACCACTCGGATAGAGTTTGATAACCTTCAAGTGTACGGACAGGGCAGTCAAGTTTGACGAATTTCCATCTCTGGATTTCTGTCAGTTGCGTCAATACGGACACTCATACCAAGCAGCTATCCCCCATAAGTGCTCGGAAAGGGGCGTAAGCACGCGTCAGGCTTAACGGCAAAACGCAGAGGCGATGTCCGACTGCGGCTGTCTGTGATGGTCAACAACGAACGTGCAACGCAATGTGGAACACGGACGATGTCTCTTCGTGGTAAGCTTCGCGGCTACTGCGTCTGCAAAGTCTAAGATCGTTGACCACTTTTACGATGGTGAGACTTGAAGCGCGATCGACAATGGCGAGCAACAATCTTCTCTCTGTTACGACGCCCTGCCTACAGCGGGTCCGCCCGCCACGAGGCAATGATTCAAAGTTGGTATGGCATACCCTAACATCTTCAGTCTTGCGGTCCCGGTCTCACTTGCTCACGATCCCGTGACCACGCCCAAAACGAGTGCTACCATCAGAGTCAGATGTAGCTCAAAAGGTTGCGTTGAAGATACAGTGATGACGCTCTGCATACACATCCGCATGCGCACGGTTTCGCCCActcttgagcttgtccgTTCTGGTGGCTGGACCTGCACTCTTTTTCAGGGCTGTGACGCTACCGGCTGTTGCTGAGATAGCTTCTTATCGGCCCTCCTCTTTCCAGTTGTTTCGGCCCAGCGTTGGTTCTTGACTTGGTACGTCTCTTCTCGTGGTCGCTGTTGCAGTGGGACGTAGTTGgcagctcctcgaccgGTTCCATTGCCCAAAGGGATGATCCCACTTGGCCTGCTGCTTTCTCGCGACTCCTGCGCTTCTACTTTGTCCACCTCTGCCACGGGAAGACATGGGAATGCAGCTTGATAGAAGGTCGTACGGCTCGCGAGCGTGCCCATATGAGCGGATGGCGAAGCCAGCACGAAATGTCGCGATAGCTCGGTGGATATTGCTAACTGCGTCCACGTTTTGTGCACGCGCAACAACGAATGGCTCGCCGCAGCCGCATTCTCTACCGCATCCGAGGCACCCATGCATGAGAGCGCGCCATCGTACGATCCCACCCTCCACTCGACGTCCGTGGGCAGAAAGCCGCACTCCCACAGAACTAGCGGTCGGTCAGCCGCCATTTCGTAGTTGGGCTTAGTCGCGTACACCTCCAACTCGTCATCGGCCGACGAGGAATACAGCGACGAATGCATCCACATTGGAACATCCTCCGGTGTCGACTGCGACGAAgacgccgagcaagaggtgGCGTTGACGGGAAGCCACCATTTGATCGCCTCGTGGTCCTGCTCGGAATTGGCGGTGGCTCGAGCCACGCGTTGAGTAGCCAACTGCATCTTGACGCGATCAGCAGCGATTCGGCCGCTCTCGGTATTCATCAGCTCTTCGATGACCGAGGGAGGCTCGAGCCGCGcaccgacgaggaagaggatcGCCATGATGTTGCGCACCTGGTGGTACAGGAAGGCTGTCCCGCGCAGGTTGAGCACGTACATGTGCTCCTCGCCCTCTTCCCcgccgtcatcatcctccACGCCGTCGTTCTTGCTCGGCCAGTGCGACGACACCCGATCGATACTCACCCCGTCAATCCGCCGACGGTAATTCGTAATCTGCTTGGATGCATCGATTTTGCATAAATTGCGGAAATCGTGCTCACCCAACAACCGGCGTGCGGCATCGCGCATCAGCGCAATATCCAACCTCGTTGCCCCCGCGTCTTGACCTCCCCCCACAGAAAATGCAACTCCATCTTCACCGTTGATGGTCTTCGATCGTGGATAAAAAAGTCGCGGTGGCCCAGCGGGGAAGAAGTACTTGTAGTGTCGATAGACGCAGTCGAACCGCGAGGAGAAATTGCTCCTCACAGGTGACCACGCCTGGATACGGATCGAGGAGGGTAAGATCCGGTTTAAGATTTGAACGTACGGTAGCTCCGTGCCTTCCAGCTTTGCGTTGCGCTTTTCTTGCAGATCGTCCCATTCCTGCGGGGATGGCTTGGATAGTAGAGAGGAGGCAAGAGGAGAAAACTGTTCTTGATGTTCGAGACGATCCGGCCACTGattgagcttcttgcttcgAACCCAGAGAGCTACCACCTGCCCTGCGGCGGATACGCCCCGATCCGTTCTTCCGCAACGGCTGAAGCCAGCGCCATCCATCCCTAATGCGGGGTCGACGAGACGCGCTGTACAAAGCGCATCCCACAGCACGCCTTCCACCGTCGGCAACGAGCTTCCAGAGCCAGGCACCGTGGTGTTTTGCGCTGCTAGTCCCGAATACCCCGCTCCATCGTACGAGAAGCGCAGTGCTATCTTGCGACATGGTGCAGAGGCAAAGTCGAATTCTTTGTGCTTCTTAACCTTCTTGCCTGCTGCCTGTTTCTGGCGCGTGCGTCTGCCTTCTGTGGCTTCAACGGTCAGCACAGCAGTGGGAGTGGCGGGAGACGTTCTGGCAACGTGGGCTTCGGTGTCGATCCTAGCCTGTGCAGCGCGCTGCGACGTCGCTTGAGCCTCCAATTCGACAATCCGCGCCAGCAGTGATTCTTTCGTCCAACCACGATAACGCTCTTTGGCTTCCATCTTACGCTGCCAGATGCGCACAAGTGTCTCGGCGCGAGGACAAGATCGGGTGGTGTACAAAGACCGTGCTGTGACACTTCGAGCCTGCTGAATCAAGATTGGTG contains the following coding sequences:
- a CDS encoding pseudouridine synthase DEG1 (related to DEG1 - pseudouridine synthase), producing MEAKERYRGWTKESLLARIVELEAQATSQRAAQARIDTEAHVARTSPATPTAVLTVEATEGRRTRQKQAAGKKVKKHKEFDFASAPCRKIALRFSYDGAGYSGLAAQNTTVPGSGSSLPTVEGVLWDALCTARLVDPALGMDGAGFSRCGRTDRGVSAAGQVVALWVRSKKLNQWPDRLEHQEQFSPLASSLLSKPSPQEWDDLQEKRNAKLEGTELPYVQILNRILPSSIRIQAWSPVRSNFSSRFDCVYRHYKYFFPAGPPRLFYPRSKTINGEDGVAFSVGGGQDAGATRLDIALMRDAARRLLGEHDFRNLCKIDASKQITNYRRRIDGVSIDRVSSHWPSKNDGVEDDDGGEEGEEHMYVLNLRGTAFLYHQVRNIMAILFLVGARLEPPSVIEELMNTESGRIAADRVKMQLATQRVARATANSEQDHEAIKWWLPVNATSCSASSSQSTPEDVPMWMHSSLYSSSADDELEVYATKPNYEMAADRPLVLWECGFLPTDVEWRVGSYDGALSCMGASDAVENAAAASHSLLRVHKTWTQLAISTELSRHFVLASPSAHMGTLASRTTFYQAAFPCLPVAEVDKVEAQESRESSRPSGIIPLGNGTGRGAANYVPLQQRPREETYQVKNQRWAETTGKRRADKKLSQQQPVASQP